The window GCAATAACGTAGACaagaacttttatttttaggcAAGGGTAAATAATGGCAAACTTATTGCATTTGGCtattaatattttatggaTCGGATTAGTATTTTCGCAATCTGGGGAAGATTTTTTAACTAATAGAACAGATGATGTCATTTTTGATGAGGAAGGTGAGTTTCTTATGATTTCAAAGTTCATTACATTTACAACGTACCTCAAAAAATAGGCAAAATATATTGCTTGGCGTTTTGCCCTGCCAAACAgattttaattataaatttattaaaaagacatcttataagccCATATtcaatttaaatcaattgtTACTTTGCACTACgacaattaaagttattgccAAACCTATCAATTATTATAGACGAAGTGTTTGTCGAACCAGAGCCTCCAACAGGCAGCGGCAGTGAGGAAGTGGATTACACATACATTGATCGTGATTATAATGAATATCATACAGTAAGATGTTGCTTTTAGTAGTTAAACAACAAGTTATTTTGGGGTCAACTTTATACTTTGTGTTCTTGTAAACTGTCTTTATTATGATTTTCTGTGTTAAGAAGTTCAACTTGAGGAGTTTGacaaacttaaaactttttaaacaaattcgCAACACTGCAACACGGATAGGATAATCCTTTAAAAGCACTCGTATCTTCTGTTGAGATGAATCATTGTTATCTACAGACAATTTTATGAGGCTGAGCACAGCCTGAGTTTCATCAGACTTTTCGCGATTGCAGGAAACTTGCAGCGACAAAACAAAAGCACGGTCTTAAATTAACGCTCTTTGGCCAAGTTTCTTCAGCTTTCGCCCATCCAAATGTAAGCCTTAAACTTGACAAGAATAATCATGTAAATGCAACTTATCTTTTGCAGCGTGTTTCTGACGTACCACTCCTTAATCCACCATGTCTGCTTCCCAGCCAAAAAATAATCCCTTCAAATTCTCTTCATCAAAGGCAAAGGCTGATGAATGACAGACTGCCCTTGCATTCTAGTGACCTTCTTAGCAACGAGGTAAAACTGCATACAGAGTGCTACATATGATATTGTACTAGCGTTGAATGCAACCAAAACTAGTTAAAGGTCCACTGTATcggtttttgcaaaacgtgtCTTTCCaatattgcttttcagacATATCAAGCTGGTTTGTTGGCCGTGTCGAAATTCATGTCAGTTCATTCTAATTCCACCTTGTTAATGACAGAATTGTTGGGTGGTTGCAAGCAGGTGAGAAAATAAATCGAAAAACTTTTAACATCCTGGGCATGTATATGTGGATTTGCAGTTACAGCTTTGAACTTTTTCCTGAAAGCAATTCATTGCGAAAGTCtacgttaaaatttttcttttagcaCATCTCTGGAAAACTTCTTTATCTCATGTTCAACGCCAGGGAGGAGGTTCAGTGTAGCAACTGCACCAGGAATCAAGTGGTAAGCTCGCCGACTTTCACGGAGTACAAACCCGTAGATGGAATCTGATTAAATCTTTCTATAAGTAACACACCCGAATGCTAATACTTGTTCGTCTTTTATTTAGTTTGACCGCGAATGCCGAGCCCGCATTTATCTTCCCGACTTCGCACCTTGGCGGCCTTTCTTCGTGGAGTGCATGGACCCTCTCTACTACGCCCTGCCCTGGCGAAAACTAAGCGTTTAATAAACTACCGTTGACTTTGTTCAGGGTCGTGTAAGCTGTAATGTCTTGTCTAGCACAGTGCTTGCTTGCCGAATTCGGTTTGAATACACTGAATAAAACGTTATGGGCTTAACTTTTAGTCTGCGGATTAATAAGGTTCcattcttttattttcaaaacatacGGTAAG of the Clavelina lepadiformis chromosome 7, kaClaLepa1.1, whole genome shotgun sequence genome contains:
- the LOC143465483 gene encoding uncharacterized protein LOC143465483 yields the protein MANLLHLAINILWIGLVFSQSGEDFLTNRTDDVIFDEEDEVFVEPEPPTGSGSEEVDYTYIDRDYNEYHTRVSDVPLLNPPCLLPSQKIIPSNSLHQRQRLMNDRLPLHSSDLLSNETYQAGLLAVSKFMSVHSNSTLLMTELLGGCKQHISGKLLYLMFNAREEVQCSNCTRNQVFDRECRARIYLPDFAPWRPFFVECMDPLYYALPWRKLSV